A stretch of the Thermoanaerobaculia bacterium genome encodes the following:
- a CDS encoding ABC transporter permease: MKTIPFARDREPLPLARVLRAYCLEAKFETLAALRTTGFALPFLIVPVAIYLLFGVVFGGGPGAEEFADYFFAGFGVLAAAMPGIFTGVILATEREGNLLRLKRALPLPPGATIVAKVVMAMGVAAVAITLVAGAALLGGRIQLSFAQVAIVWATLIAGSIPFCAIGLLLGARVSASAAPAWGNLLFLPMVLLSGLFLPLPEGLKSWVLLWPTFHLDQLALGLAGVEKFTYIPPAMAAAVLAGVTVVCGGLAIRRLARVG; encoded by the coding sequence ATGAAGACGATTCCGTTCGCTCGCGACCGCGAGCCGTTGCCCCTCGCCCGCGTACTCCGGGCCTATTGTCTGGAGGCGAAGTTCGAGACCCTGGCGGCGCTCCGGACGACCGGCTTCGCGCTGCCGTTCCTCATCGTCCCGGTGGCGATCTACCTGCTGTTCGGCGTCGTGTTCGGTGGCGGCCCTGGCGCCGAGGAGTTCGCCGACTATTTCTTCGCGGGCTTCGGGGTTCTCGCGGCGGCGATGCCCGGCATCTTCACCGGCGTGATCCTCGCCACCGAGCGCGAGGGCAACCTCCTTCGGCTCAAGCGCGCCCTGCCGCTCCCGCCCGGCGCGACGATCGTCGCCAAGGTCGTGATGGCGATGGGCGTCGCCGCCGTCGCGATCACCCTCGTCGCCGGCGCGGCGCTCCTCGGCGGGAGGATCCAGCTTTCCTTCGCCCAGGTGGCGATCGTCTGGGCGACGCTCATCGCCGGCTCGATCCCGTTCTGCGCCATCGGGCTGCTCCTCGGCGCCCGCGTCTCGGCCTCGGCCGCTCCGGCGTGGGGGAATCTCCTCTTCCTGCCGATGGTCCTTCTTTCCGGACTCTTCCTGCCGCTGCCGGAGGGGCTCAAGAGCTGGGTGCTCCTCTGGCCGACCTTCCACCTCGACCAGCTGGCGCTCGGACTCGCCGGAGTCGAGAAGTTCACCTACATTCCGCCGGCCATGGCGGCGGCAGTGCTCGCCGGAGTGACGGTCGTCTGCGGCGGTCTGGCCATCCGGCGCCTCGCCCGGGTAGGGTAA
- a CDS encoding ABC transporter ATP-binding protein, producing the protein MDLPLPWTVKFPAIVAVTLGVLLASYHLLVRPTFLGELLNGRRVPRRSAGIEVRPARHPARASDTADFTEASVAELAGVTRRYGKRLALDGLSLAVRPGELLAVLGPNGAGKSTAIGLWLGLLEPDGGSVRLLGGSPRDVVSRLGVGVMMQEVALAPMLSAREHIALTASVYRAPLTVGETLALTATEALADRRYGKLSAGQKRQVQFALAVCGRPRLLFLDEPTVGLDVQAREAMWRTIRHLRDNGCAIVLTTHYLEEAEALADRVVVLAQGRQIAEGSVDEMRALVTRKRVRCVSTVALDEIRRWAGVVDAVRKPGTLEVVEVTTSNAEALVRRWLDADPHLSRLEVEQASLADAFTELTQEAA; encoded by the coding sequence ATGGACCTGCCGCTTCCTTGGACGGTCAAGTTCCCGGCGATCGTCGCCGTCACGCTGGGAGTTCTGCTCGCGAGCTATCACCTCCTCGTTCGGCCGACCTTCCTCGGCGAGCTGCTGAACGGGCGTAGGGTTCCGCGCCGGAGCGCCGGGATCGAGGTGCGCCCTGCCCGCCATCCCGCCCGCGCCTCCGACACCGCCGACTTCACCGAGGCGTCCGTCGCCGAACTCGCGGGCGTCACCAGGCGCTACGGCAAGCGCCTGGCGCTCGACGGCCTCTCGCTCGCGGTCCGGCCGGGCGAGCTCCTCGCCGTGCTCGGTCCGAACGGCGCCGGCAAGTCGACGGCGATCGGCCTCTGGCTCGGCCTCCTCGAGCCCGACGGCGGCAGCGTGCGCCTCCTCGGCGGCTCGCCGAGGGACGTCGTGAGCCGCCTCGGCGTCGGCGTCATGATGCAGGAGGTGGCGCTCGCGCCGATGCTCAGTGCGCGCGAGCACATCGCCCTCACCGCGAGCGTCTATCGCGCGCCGCTCACGGTCGGGGAGACGCTGGCGCTCACCGCCACGGAGGCCCTCGCCGACCGGCGCTACGGCAAGCTCTCCGCCGGCCAGAAGCGTCAGGTGCAGTTCGCGCTCGCGGTCTGCGGCCGTCCGCGGCTGCTCTTCCTCGACGAGCCGACCGTCGGCCTCGACGTCCAGGCGCGCGAAGCGATGTGGCGGACGATCCGCCACCTGCGCGACAACGGCTGCGCCATCGTCCTCACGACCCACTATCTCGAAGAGGCCGAGGCGCTCGCCGACCGGGTCGTCGTCCTCGCGCAGGGGCGGCAGATCGCCGAGGGCAGCGTCGACGAGATGCGCGCGCTGGTCACGCGCAAGCGCGTGCGCTGCGTCTCGACTGTGGCGCTGGACGAGATCCGCCGCTGGGCAGGCGTCGTCGATGCGGTGCGCAAGCCCGGGACGTTGGAGGTCGTGGAGGTCACGACCTCCAACGCCGAAGCGCTGGTGCGCCGGTGGCTCGATGCCGATCCCCACCTTTCACGGCTCGAAGTCGAGCAGGCGAGTCTCGCCGACGCCTTCACCGAGCTCACCCAGGAGGCTGCATGA